In one window of Henckelia pumila isolate YLH828 chromosome 1, ASM3356847v2, whole genome shotgun sequence DNA:
- the LOC140865318 gene encoding uncharacterized protein produces the protein MRTAQSRQKSYADARRRDLEFAVGDHVFLKVSPMKGVARFGRRGKLNPRYIGPFEILERVGTLAYRLALPPGLAAVHNVFHVSMLRRYVSNPSHVLDFEPLQLPPDLVYEERPVRILAREERRLRTRVIPMVRVQWLNHSEEEATWETEEDMRTRYPELFG, from the coding sequence atgaggactgcgcagagtcggcagaagagttatgcagatgccagacgacgcgatttggagttcgcagtaggtgatcacgtattcttgaaggtgtcacctatgaagggagtagcgcgttttggacggagaggcaagcttaatccgagatatatagggccattcgagatcttggagcgagttggcacgttggcctatcgtttagctctacctccagggctagcggcagtgcacaacgttttccatgtatccatgcttcggagatatgtctccaacccgtcgcatgtgttggatttcgagcccttacagttgccaccagatcttgtatacgaggagagaccagtgcggatcttggctagagaggagcggaggcttaggacgcgggtcataccgatggtcagagtccagtggctgaatcactcggaggaggaagctacttgggagaccgaggaggatatgaggactcgctacccggagttgttcgggtaa